A genomic stretch from Telopea speciosissima isolate NSW1024214 ecotype Mountain lineage chromosome 7, Tspe_v1, whole genome shotgun sequence includes:
- the LOC122669913 gene encoding oxidation resistance protein 1 isoform X2 yields the protein MGGSMARPSSKEGLNNSEKSVSSFISSLLPSATFGGRKSNRRQNDTKSVQSLPSKWRSKSFKWQEIPLDPNAESGPVCNDKEISKKIAEDGGHASSRNIKFADKFEEATTSLVPPKVVPDFLDSSSFISSDLYEFFQSSLPNIVKGCQWVLLYSTLKHGISLRTLLRKSADLSGPCLLIVGDMEGAVFGGLLECPLKPTAKRKYQGTNQAFVFTTIYGEPRLFRATGANRYFYLCLNDLLALGGGGNFALCLDGDLLRGTSGPCETFGNMCLARSPEFELKNVELWGFAHLSQYLT from the exons ATGGGCGGGTCTATG GCCAGGCCATCTTCTAAGGAGGGTTTAAATAATTCGGAGAAATCTGTATCAtcatttatttcatcacttctCCCCTCAGCAACCTTTGGTGGACGCAAATCTAACAGACGTCAAAATGACACCAAATCGGTTCAATCACTTCCAAGTAAATGGAGAAGCAAAAGTTTTAAGTGGCAAGAAATTCCACTTGATCCCAATGCAGAGTCTGGACCTGTATGCAATGAcaaagaaatttcaaaaaaaattgcagaagatGGAGGGCATGCCTCAAGCAGAAACATTAAATTTGCTGATAAATTTGAAGAAGCAACTACCTCACTTGTTCCACCGAAAGTTGTTCCTGATTTTCTTGACAGTTCTTCATTTATTTCTTCTGATTTGTACGAATTCTTTCAGTCATCTCTTCCTAATATAGTGAAAGGCTGCCAATGGGTCCTGCTGTATAG TACGTTAAAACATGGAATCTCACTGCGTACACTTCTACGTAAGAGTGCTGATCTTTCTGGTCCTTGTTTGCTG ATCGTTGGTGATATGGAAGGTGCTGTGTTTGGTGGGCTATTGGAATGTCCCCTAAAACCTActgcaaaaagaaaatatcaa GGAACAAACCAAGCATTTGTATTTACCACTATATATGGTGAACCAAGGCTTTTCAGGGCAACTG GTGCAAATCGGTATTTTTACCTGTGCTTGAATGACTTATTGGCTCTTGGTGGGGGTGGAAACTttgctctatgcttggatggagATCT GTTACGTGGAACAAGTGGACCTTGTGAAACCTTCGGAAACATGTGCTTGGCCCGTAGTCCTGAATTTGAACTGAAGAATGTCGAG TTGTGGGGATTTGCACATTTGTCACAATACCTTACTTGA
- the LOC122669120 gene encoding plasmodesmata-located protein 2-like isoform X2, with protein MGFIAKPFFLFSFTLFLLAGFEFLPSVKTASDITTFVYKGCASQSFSDPSYLQSLSALFASLTAQASKEAFFKTSTGGGQVTISGLFQCRGDLSNNDCYSCVGKLPDMANQLCGSAVAARVQLYGCYLLYEVSGFPAVSGVEMLYKTCSASEAAGVGFEERRDTALTVLESGVASNNGFYMTSYQSVYMLAQCEGDLGSSDCEKCVQTAVQKAQVECGSSISGQVYLQMCFISYSYQPNGVSRKSSSGVGQNTGKTIAIVVGGAAALGFLVICLTFVRSLMKKHDDY; from the exons ATGGGTTTTATTGCAAAAccctttttcctcttctccttcactcTGTTCCTCTTAGCAGGTTTTGAGTTCCTCCCATCTGTGAAAACCGCTTCAGATATCACTACTTTTGTTTATAAGGGTTGTGCAAGTCAGTCATTCTCGGACCCTAGTTATTTACAATCCCTTTCTGCGCTTTTCGCTTCTCTCACAGCTCAGGCCTCCAAGGAGGCCTTCTTCAAAACCAGCACAGGTGGAGGCCAAGTCACCATTTCTGGTCTCTTTCAATGCAGAGGAGATCTCAGTAATAATGATTGCTACAGCTGTGTGGGTAAGCTCCCTGATATGGCGAATCAACTTTGCGGAAGTGCCGTGGCCGCACGGGTTCAGCTCTACGGTTGTTACTTGCTCTATGAGGTTTCTGGGTTTCCCGCAGTCTCTGGTGTGGAGATGCTTTACAAGACTTGTAGTGCTTCTGAGGCTGCAGGGGTCGGCTTTGAGGAGAGGAGAGACACGGCATTAACTGTTCTTGAAAGTGGTGTGGCGAGCAATAATGGGTTTTACATGACGAGTTATCAATCGGTGTATATGTTGGCTCAATGTGAGGGGGATTTGGGGAGTTCAGATTGTGAAAAATGCGTGCAAACTGCTGTGCAGAAAGCTCAAGTTGAATGTGGAAGTTCCATTTCTGGTCAAGTTTATCTTCAGATGTGCTTTATAAGCTATAGTTACCAACCAAATGGAGTCTCGAGGAAATCTTCTTCAG GTGTAGGGCAAAATACAGGGAAGACAATAGCAATTGTTGTGGGAGGGGCAGCAGCTTTGGGATTTTTAGTCATATGCTTGACGTTCGTTAGATCTTTGATGAAGAAACATGATG ATTATTGA
- the LOC122669913 gene encoding oxidation resistance protein 1 isoform X1 → MNSLKEKAADKLSRLFADAPSHTSRDSSVVLPDPEARPSSKEGLNNSEKSVSSFISSLLPSATFGGRKSNRRQNDTKSVQSLPSKWRSKSFKWQEIPLDPNAESGPVCNDKEISKKIAEDGGHASSRNIKFADKFEEATTSLVPPKVVPDFLDSSSFISSDLYEFFQSSLPNIVKGCQWVLLYSTLKHGISLRTLLRKSADLSGPCLLIVGDMEGAVFGGLLECPLKPTAKRKYQGTNQAFVFTTIYGEPRLFRATGANRYFYLCLNDLLALGGGGNFALCLDGDLLRGTSGPCETFGNMCLARSPEFELKNVELWGFAHLSQYLT, encoded by the exons ATGAATTCGTTGAAAGAGAAAGCTGCCGACAAGCTCTCTCGTCTTTTTGCCGACGCTCCATCCCACACCTCTAGGGACTCTTCCGTCGTTCTTCCTGACCCTGAG GCCAGGCCATCTTCTAAGGAGGGTTTAAATAATTCGGAGAAATCTGTATCAtcatttatttcatcacttctCCCCTCAGCAACCTTTGGTGGACGCAAATCTAACAGACGTCAAAATGACACCAAATCGGTTCAATCACTTCCAAGTAAATGGAGAAGCAAAAGTTTTAAGTGGCAAGAAATTCCACTTGATCCCAATGCAGAGTCTGGACCTGTATGCAATGAcaaagaaatttcaaaaaaaattgcagaagatGGAGGGCATGCCTCAAGCAGAAACATTAAATTTGCTGATAAATTTGAAGAAGCAACTACCTCACTTGTTCCACCGAAAGTTGTTCCTGATTTTCTTGACAGTTCTTCATTTATTTCTTCTGATTTGTACGAATTCTTTCAGTCATCTCTTCCTAATATAGTGAAAGGCTGCCAATGGGTCCTGCTGTATAG TACGTTAAAACATGGAATCTCACTGCGTACACTTCTACGTAAGAGTGCTGATCTTTCTGGTCCTTGTTTGCTG ATCGTTGGTGATATGGAAGGTGCTGTGTTTGGTGGGCTATTGGAATGTCCCCTAAAACCTActgcaaaaagaaaatatcaa GGAACAAACCAAGCATTTGTATTTACCACTATATATGGTGAACCAAGGCTTTTCAGGGCAACTG GTGCAAATCGGTATTTTTACCTGTGCTTGAATGACTTATTGGCTCTTGGTGGGGGTGGAAACTttgctctatgcttggatggagATCT GTTACGTGGAACAAGTGGACCTTGTGAAACCTTCGGAAACATGTGCTTGGCCCGTAGTCCTGAATTTGAACTGAAGAATGTCGAG TTGTGGGGATTTGCACATTTGTCACAATACCTTACTTGA
- the LOC122669120 gene encoding plasmodesmata-located protein 2-like isoform X1, with the protein MGFIAKPFFLFSFTLFLLAGFEFLPSVKTASDITTFVYKGCASQSFSDPSYLQSLSALFASLTAQASKEAFFKTSTGGGQVTISGLFQCRGDLSNNDCYSCVGKLPDMANQLCGSAVAARVQLYGCYLLYEVSGFPAVSGVEMLYKTCSASEAAGVGFEERRDTALTVLESGVASNNGFYMTSYQSVYMLAQCEGDLGSSDCEKCVQTAVQKAQVECGSSISGQVYLQMCFISYSYQPNGVSRKSSSVGVGQNTGKTIAIVVGGAAALGFLVICLTFVRSLMKKHDDY; encoded by the exons ATGGGTTTTATTGCAAAAccctttttcctcttctccttcactcTGTTCCTCTTAGCAGGTTTTGAGTTCCTCCCATCTGTGAAAACCGCTTCAGATATCACTACTTTTGTTTATAAGGGTTGTGCAAGTCAGTCATTCTCGGACCCTAGTTATTTACAATCCCTTTCTGCGCTTTTCGCTTCTCTCACAGCTCAGGCCTCCAAGGAGGCCTTCTTCAAAACCAGCACAGGTGGAGGCCAAGTCACCATTTCTGGTCTCTTTCAATGCAGAGGAGATCTCAGTAATAATGATTGCTACAGCTGTGTGGGTAAGCTCCCTGATATGGCGAATCAACTTTGCGGAAGTGCCGTGGCCGCACGGGTTCAGCTCTACGGTTGTTACTTGCTCTATGAGGTTTCTGGGTTTCCCGCAGTCTCTGGTGTGGAGATGCTTTACAAGACTTGTAGTGCTTCTGAGGCTGCAGGGGTCGGCTTTGAGGAGAGGAGAGACACGGCATTAACTGTTCTTGAAAGTGGTGTGGCGAGCAATAATGGGTTTTACATGACGAGTTATCAATCGGTGTATATGTTGGCTCAATGTGAGGGGGATTTGGGGAGTTCAGATTGTGAAAAATGCGTGCAAACTGCTGTGCAGAAAGCTCAAGTTGAATGTGGAAGTTCCATTTCTGGTCAAGTTTATCTTCAGATGTGCTTTATAAGCTATAGTTACCAACCAAATGGAGTCTCGAGGAAATCTTCTTCAG TAGGTGTAGGGCAAAATACAGGGAAGACAATAGCAATTGTTGTGGGAGGGGCAGCAGCTTTGGGATTTTTAGTCATATGCTTGACGTTCGTTAGATCTTTGATGAAGAAACATGATG ATTATTGA